The Fructilactobacillus ixorae genome has a window encoding:
- the coaBC gene encoding bifunctional phosphopantothenoylcysteine decarboxylase/phosphopantothenate--cysteine ligase CoaBC, giving the protein MNGEKITLYVTGSIAAYKAVSLLRLCQKAGADVRVVMTAAATRFVTPQTFAALSGHSVLTDAATHQETIAHVELAQWGTCHVVAPASADFIAKAAVGIADSVALTTYLAARGPKLVVPAMNDGMWDNPATRRNITQLRQDGQQVLEPVIGLLAEGYAAKGRMADPEVIMTALQQLQGKPQDWAGKHLLVTAGGTQEDLDPVRYLSNRSSGKMGYALANAASQRGAQVTLLSANVNLPIPTGVKVIPVRTAADLKDQLQQLFPTMDGLLMAAAVSDFRPVQVAEHKLKKTAAGEEMTLRFQQNPDLLKLVAAHKRPDQVVVGFAAETHDWRQNALHKLAAKQADYIVLNDVSNPAIGFNSDDNQVTIFGADGFQEQTPIETKAAIADHILTVINPKDR; this is encoded by the coding sequence ATGAACGGGGAAAAAATCACGTTATACGTTACCGGAAGTATTGCCGCCTATAAGGCGGTTTCTTTGCTACGGTTATGTCAAAAAGCGGGGGCAGACGTGCGCGTGGTCATGACCGCAGCGGCGACCCGCTTTGTTACTCCCCAAACGTTTGCGGCCCTGTCCGGTCATTCTGTCCTAACGGATGCAGCGACTCACCAAGAGACAATTGCGCACGTTGAATTAGCGCAGTGGGGCACGTGTCACGTCGTGGCGCCTGCGTCGGCTGATTTTATCGCGAAGGCCGCCGTTGGAATTGCGGATTCGGTGGCGTTAACGACCTATCTGGCCGCCCGAGGCCCCAAACTCGTGGTGCCAGCCATGAACGATGGGATGTGGGATAATCCGGCCACCCGCAGAAACATTACCCAGTTACGCCAAGACGGGCAACAGGTGCTAGAGCCCGTGATCGGGTTATTGGCGGAAGGTTACGCGGCCAAGGGGCGGATGGCTGATCCAGAAGTGATTATGACGGCCCTCCAGCAGTTACAGGGTAAACCGCAGGACTGGGCTGGTAAACATTTGTTGGTAACGGCCGGGGGCACCCAAGAAGATTTGGACCCGGTTCGCTATTTGTCGAATCGCTCGTCGGGAAAAATGGGGTACGCCTTGGCCAACGCCGCTAGCCAGCGGGGCGCGCAAGTTACGTTGCTAAGTGCCAACGTGAATTTACCAATTCCCACCGGCGTGAAGGTGATTCCAGTTCGAACCGCGGCTGACCTGAAGGACCAACTCCAGCAGTTATTTCCGACGATGGATGGACTGTTGATGGCTGCCGCTGTAAGTGATTTTCGCCCGGTTCAAGTTGCCGAGCACAAGCTTAAAAAAACGGCAGCTGGGGAGGAAATGACCCTCCGGTTCCAGCAAAATCCGGACCTCCTCAAATTAGTTGCGGCGCACAAACGCCCCGATCAAGTGGTGGTCGGATTTGCAGCGGAGACCCACGATTGGCGCCAAAATGCCTTGCACAAGTTAGCGGCCAAGCAGGCGGATTACATCGTTTTGAACGACGTCAGTAATCCCGCCATTGGGTTTAATAGTGACGATAATCAGGTGACCATCTTTGGAGCCGATGGCTTTCAAGAACAGACTCCCATTGAAACTAAGGCTGCCATCGCCGACCACATTTTAACGGTGATTAACCCGAAAGATCGTTAG
- the priA gene encoding primosomal protein N', translated as MPSAAVIVDVPTMQTNFPYSYAIPPELQAQLQPGMRVVVPFGSGNRQVEGFVVGLQDDDSKHQADDLKPITRLMDLTPVVNQELLALSDWLSQRTYSFRISCLLTMLPNVMKAKYQTTVAPVPPVQNQWLAKVFADQQELPLDQAHFTNREVARLTELRNQGQVQVHYHVKNQAKRKTEVAVVNQITDFSRCAAEIRKNATGQQALLRQLEQQPKTPLRQRELTKVPGISAAVIKTFADRGWVRKVTVEQYRNPYDQPRHPDQPQPLTPDQQRAVTPINKAIRDQQSTVFLLEGVTGSGKTEVYLQTIQQALDQDEQALMLVPEIALTPQMVTRVKNRFGDQVAILHSGLSNGEKYDEWRRINAGAAQVVVGARSAVFAPLPKVGLIILDEEHDPSYKQSDNPRYHTRDVAIWRAQYHHCPVVLGSATPSLESRARAEKGRYQLLRLPHRINQQQLPAIQIVDMTASSERYGDLVSQELVTAIQSTLTRKEQVVLLLNRRGFSSFMLCRDCGYVLKCPHCDISLTMHLDSQTMKCHYCGFETAIPNECPQCHSRHIRYFGTGTEKAEQQLQRLIPKARILRMDVDTTRKKGAHQRILSQFGDQQADILLGTQMIAKGLDFPNVTLVGVLNADTGLDLPDFRASERTFDLLTQVAGRAGRAEKAGQVIIQTFNPQHYAIQLAQQQDYEAFFRKEMQIRHLAGYSPYYFTAQITVSALVEKDAAQESYRILQLLQQNLAQTTEVLGPTPNPIARIKNRYYYQIIIKYKHDEQLAPTLTRVQAISQKEVRKGLRIAIDSDPVNFM; from the coding sequence ATGCCGAGCGCAGCCGTAATTGTAGATGTTCCAACCATGCAAACCAATTTTCCGTATTCGTATGCAATTCCACCAGAACTCCAAGCGCAGTTGCAACCTGGCATGCGGGTGGTAGTTCCCTTTGGATCGGGAAATCGGCAGGTGGAAGGCTTTGTCGTGGGTTTACAGGATGATGATTCAAAGCATCAGGCAGACGACCTCAAACCGATTACACGGCTCATGGACCTAACCCCAGTGGTGAACCAGGAGCTCCTTGCGCTATCTGATTGGTTATCCCAACGAACTTACTCCTTCCGTATTAGTTGCCTTTTGACAATGCTACCAAACGTCATGAAGGCTAAGTATCAAACCACCGTTGCCCCGGTTCCGCCGGTGCAGAACCAGTGGCTGGCCAAGGTGTTTGCCGACCAGCAGGAACTCCCGCTTGATCAAGCCCACTTTACGAACCGTGAGGTAGCGCGGTTAACCGAACTCCGAAACCAGGGGCAGGTTCAGGTTCATTATCACGTTAAAAACCAGGCTAAACGGAAAACGGAAGTAGCAGTGGTGAACCAGATTACGGATTTTTCACGCTGCGCTGCAGAAATTCGGAAAAATGCGACGGGCCAACAAGCTCTGCTCCGCCAATTAGAGCAACAGCCAAAGACCCCGCTCCGCCAGCGAGAACTAACCAAAGTTCCCGGGATTTCTGCAGCCGTCATTAAAACGTTTGCGGACCGGGGCTGGGTCCGAAAGGTGACCGTGGAGCAGTATCGTAACCCTTACGACCAACCGCGCCACCCAGATCAGCCGCAACCATTAACTCCCGATCAGCAACGCGCCGTGACACCCATTAACAAGGCCATTCGTGACCAACAGAGCACGGTTTTCTTACTGGAAGGGGTTACTGGATCAGGAAAAACGGAAGTTTATTTACAAACAATCCAACAGGCGTTAGATCAGGATGAGCAGGCGTTAATGTTAGTGCCAGAAATTGCGCTGACTCCGCAAATGGTGACCCGCGTTAAAAATCGGTTTGGCGATCAAGTCGCAATTTTACACAGTGGACTGTCAAATGGAGAAAAATATGATGAGTGGCGCAGAATTAACGCTGGCGCTGCGCAGGTAGTGGTGGGGGCGCGGTCCGCTGTCTTCGCTCCCTTACCCAAGGTAGGACTCATCATTTTAGATGAGGAGCATGATCCAAGTTACAAGCAAAGCGACAACCCCCGTTATCACACCCGTGACGTGGCCATTTGGCGAGCCCAGTATCATCACTGTCCGGTTGTTTTGGGAAGTGCTACCCCCTCGTTAGAATCTCGAGCTCGGGCGGAAAAGGGCCGGTACCAACTGTTGCGGTTGCCGCACCGGATTAACCAGCAACAGCTTCCAGCGATTCAGATTGTTGATATGACCGCTTCTTCTGAACGCTATGGGGATTTGGTTTCCCAGGAGTTGGTGACGGCGATTCAAAGCACGCTGACGCGAAAGGAACAGGTGGTGTTGCTATTGAACCGGCGGGGCTTCTCGTCGTTTATGCTGTGTCGGGATTGTGGGTACGTTTTAAAGTGCCCACACTGTGATATTTCGTTAACGATGCATTTAGATTCGCAGACGATGAAGTGCCATTACTGTGGCTTTGAAACGGCGATTCCGAACGAATGCCCCCAGTGTCATAGTCGGCACATTCGGTACTTTGGGACGGGGACGGAGAAAGCAGAACAGCAGTTACAGCGCTTAATTCCGAAAGCCCGCATCCTACGCATGGATGTAGATACCACCCGCAAGAAGGGTGCCCACCAACGAATTCTGAGCCAATTTGGTGACCAACAGGCGGATATTTTGCTGGGAACCCAGATGATTGCCAAGGGACTTGATTTTCCCAACGTCACCCTTGTGGGGGTGTTGAATGCCGATACGGGCTTAGATCTACCGGATTTTCGCGCCAGCGAACGGACTTTTGACCTCTTGACCCAGGTAGCTGGACGGGCTGGTCGCGCCGAGAAGGCGGGGCAAGTCATCATTCAAACCTTTAATCCGCAGCATTATGCGATTCAGCTAGCCCAACAGCAGGACTATGAGGCGTTTTTCCGCAAGGAAATGCAAATACGCCATTTAGCGGGTTACAGTCCGTACTACTTCACAGCTCAGATTACGGTTAGTGCGCTGGTGGAGAAGGACGCGGCTCAGGAATCTTACCGAATTTTGCAGTTACTGCAACAGAATCTCGCCCAAACGACGGAAGTGCTCGGACCGACCCCAAACCCAATTGCAAGAATTAAGAACCGGTATTACTATCAAATTATCATTAAGTACAAGCACGATGAGCAGTTAGCGCCGACTTTGACGCGGGTCCAAGCAATCTCGCAAAAAGAAGTGCGCAAGGGGCTACGGATTGCCATTGATTCTGACCCCGTTAATTTTATGTAG
- the fmt gene encoding methionyl-tRNA formyltransferase: MERVVFMGTPEFSVPILKALHDHYDVIAVVTQPDRPVGRKRTLTASPVKQTALELGLPVLQPEKLAGSTELDQIVDQHPDFIITAAYGQFLPTKLLNAAQIAAVNVHGSLLPKYRGGAPVQYAIMNGDQATGVTIMYMVKAMDAGDILAQETVPITDQDDTASMFAKLSLAGRDLLLATLPKLANQQITPRKQDEAQVVFSPTIKRGEEQLDFHQPARLVDCKVRALRPNPGAYAMVHGQRYKLWDVMVLDQTTDLAPGQVVKRTKRELQLAAGAGTVLQVNEIQPAGKPRTTIQAFLNGNQQLQTGDQFIDDHE, encoded by the coding sequence ATGGAACGAGTAGTATTTATGGGAACCCCTGAGTTTAGTGTTCCCATTTTAAAGGCATTACATGATCATTATGATGTGATTGCGGTTGTAACCCAACCAGATCGCCCCGTCGGTCGGAAACGCACGTTAACGGCTTCGCCAGTCAAGCAAACGGCGTTGGAATTAGGCTTACCCGTTTTGCAGCCAGAAAAACTCGCGGGCAGTACTGAACTAGACCAAATTGTTGACCAACACCCCGACTTTATTATTACCGCGGCTTACGGCCAGTTTTTACCCACCAAGTTGTTGAACGCGGCCCAAATTGCAGCGGTCAACGTCCACGGATCATTATTACCGAAGTACCGGGGAGGGGCGCCCGTTCAGTACGCGATTATGAATGGAGATCAAGCAACTGGAGTTACGATTATGTACATGGTGAAGGCGATGGATGCCGGAGATATTTTGGCGCAGGAGACCGTTCCGATTACGGATCAAGATGACACCGCTTCGATGTTTGCCAAGTTAAGCCTGGCGGGTCGTGATTTACTGTTAGCAACGTTACCAAAACTCGCCAACCAACAAATTACCCCCCGAAAACAGGACGAAGCGCAGGTGGTTTTTTCGCCCACGATTAAACGGGGCGAGGAACAACTGGATTTTCACCAGCCCGCGCGGCTCGTGGATTGTAAGGTGCGGGCGTTACGTCCCAATCCCGGCGCGTATGCAATGGTTCACGGGCAACGCTATAAGTTGTGGGATGTTATGGTCCTAGATCAAACCACGGACCTTGCGCCCGGACAGGTCGTTAAGCGTACTAAGCGAGAGCTGCAGTTGGCTGCGGGCGCAGGGACCGTTTTACAGGTCAATGAAATTCAACCGGCGGGCAAACCCCGAACGACCATTCAAGCGTTTTTAAACGGGAACCAACAATTACAAACAGGAGACCAATTTATTGATGACCACGAATAA
- the rsmB gene encoding 16S rRNA (cytosine(967)-C(5))-methyltransferase RsmB, protein MTTNKSNPRALAVETLERVQNGAYSNLQINNVITTSNMSEKDVRLFTNIVYGVIQHKLTLNYYVDQLVRHADKLQPWVLALLDSALYQMIYLDKVPNRAIFDESIKIAKHWGHDGIRRLITGVLHTVGRRGLPDLNQIQDPEQRLVIETSTPKWLVEALQAQLGNVRTNHLLATINQPAHRSIRVNRHKTTPSELQEKLVAAGFTVRPSTVAADALVVSHGVAAQSDLFQAGFYTIQDESAMLPVQALPLTGSELVLDACAAPGGKTTQLAEQLPTGRVIALDLHAKKLRKIHENAERLGVSDRIETQALDARRVDEVFADRTFDHILVDAPCSGLGLVRRKPEIRYEKSMADVRHLATIQQAILTAVAPKVKVGGTLMYSTCTILNQENQENVSAFLATHPNFEPVVVPTAHQLKPDRATPELAIYPDDYASDGFFIAGFRKGSA, encoded by the coding sequence ATGACCACGAATAAAAGTAACCCCCGGGCCTTAGCAGTCGAAACGCTAGAGCGCGTTCAAAACGGAGCGTATTCCAACCTGCAAATTAACAACGTGATTACCACTAGTAACATGTCGGAAAAGGACGTGCGCTTGTTTACAAATATTGTGTACGGCGTAATTCAGCATAAGTTGACGCTAAACTATTATGTGGATCAGCTCGTCCGCCATGCGGACAAGTTACAGCCGTGGGTGCTCGCCCTGCTAGATAGTGCTCTGTACCAGATGATTTACCTCGATAAGGTTCCCAACCGCGCGATTTTTGATGAATCAATCAAAATTGCGAAGCACTGGGGACACGATGGGATTCGACGGTTAATAACTGGGGTGCTACATACGGTTGGCCGCCGGGGTCTCCCAGACTTAAACCAGATTCAGGATCCCGAGCAACGCTTAGTGATTGAAACCAGCACCCCCAAGTGGTTAGTGGAAGCATTACAAGCCCAACTGGGGAACGTTCGGACGAACCATTTATTAGCCACCATTAACCAACCAGCGCACCGGTCAATTCGGGTTAACCGGCATAAAACAACGCCAAGTGAACTACAGGAAAAACTGGTAGCGGCTGGCTTTACGGTCCGTCCCAGTACGGTTGCAGCGGATGCCTTGGTGGTCAGTCATGGCGTTGCTGCGCAGTCAGATTTATTTCAAGCGGGGTTCTATACCATTCAGGATGAAAGTGCGATGTTACCAGTACAAGCGCTCCCACTGACGGGCAGTGAGTTGGTCCTTGATGCCTGTGCGGCCCCCGGTGGGAAAACAACGCAACTTGCGGAACAACTACCGACCGGGCGGGTAATTGCATTGGACTTACATGCCAAGAAATTACGCAAGATTCACGAAAACGCGGAGCGCTTAGGCGTTTCTGACCGGATTGAAACCCAGGCCTTGGATGCTCGCCGGGTTGATGAGGTCTTTGCCGATCGGACCTTTGATCACATCTTAGTTGATGCACCGTGCTCGGGACTAGGCTTAGTCCGTCGCAAACCAGAGATTCGGTACGAAAAATCAATGGCGGATGTTAGGCACCTAGCAACCATCCAACAGGCAATTTTGACGGCGGTGGCACCTAAGGTGAAGGTCGGTGGCACCCTGATGTATAGTACCTGTACCATCTTGAATCAGGAAAATCAGGAGAACGTTAGTGCCTTTCTTGCTACCCATCCCAATTTTGAACCAGTGGTAGTGCCGACGGCACACCAGTTAAAACCTGACCGTGCAACACCAGAACTAGCGATTTATCCAGACGACTACGCCTCTGATGGCTTTTTCATTGCTGGATTTAGAAAGGGAAGCGCATGA
- the rsgA gene encoding ribosome small subunit-dependent GTPase A, with the protein MQTGKIYQSLSGFYDIEVDGKTYRTRARGNFRKQQIKPLVGDWVEFSAPNQQEGYILKIQPRENELVRPPIANTDQAFVVTSAIEPDFSASLLDKELVALEREHIRPILVFTKVDLLKGDARDHFLTEVVQRYHEQVGYPTIIATAANADNQLRAVLPERQTVVLGQTGAGKSTLLNHLDPTLNLATGAISQALSRGKHTTRKVSLVTINHGLVADTPGFSSFDPMNITATTLKNYYPDLVRVAVDCKFRECLHINEPGCAVKQAVKNGTILTSRYEDYVDQYQTIKAQKPVYRRKRGN; encoded by the coding sequence CTGCAAACCGGAAAGATTTATCAATCCTTAAGCGGCTTTTATGACATTGAGGTCGACGGAAAAACCTATCGGACCCGCGCCCGGGGTAATTTTCGCAAACAGCAAATTAAACCACTGGTCGGTGACTGGGTCGAATTTAGCGCTCCCAATCAGCAGGAGGGGTACATCTTAAAGATTCAACCCCGCGAAAACGAATTGGTGCGGCCCCCGATTGCCAATACTGACCAGGCATTTGTGGTTACTTCTGCCATCGAACCGGACTTTTCCGCCAGTCTATTGGACAAAGAACTGGTTGCCTTAGAACGAGAACACATTCGGCCCATTTTGGTGTTTACGAAAGTTGATCTACTCAAAGGAGACGCTCGGGACCACTTTTTAACGGAGGTGGTGCAGCGCTATCATGAGCAGGTTGGTTATCCCACAATCATTGCAACGGCTGCAAACGCGGACAATCAACTCCGAGCGGTACTGCCAGAGCGCCAAACGGTGGTCCTCGGTCAAACGGGGGCCGGAAAGTCCACGTTGTTAAATCATTTGGACCCTACGTTAAACCTAGCGACCGGAGCAATCTCACAAGCCCTTAGCCGGGGGAAACATACTACGAGAAAGGTTTCCTTGGTTACCATTAATCACGGGTTAGTGGCCGATACACCGGGCTTCTCGTCTTTTGATCCGATGAACATTACGGCGACCACCTTAAAAAATTATTATCCTGATTTGGTGCGGGTGGCCGTTGATTGTAAATTTCGGGAATGCTTACACATTAATGAACCCGGTTGCGCTGTGAAGCAGGCGGTAAAAAATGGTACAATTTTAACGAGCCGATATGAAGATTACGTAGACCAATACCAGACCATCAAGGCCCAAAAACCGGTCTACCGACGAAAAAGGGGAAATTAA
- the rpe gene encoding ribulose-phosphate 3-epimerase: MIKVAPSILSADYVNLQSSIEKVDQAGAEVLHIDVMDGLFVPAISYGPGWVKAIRPITNMELDCHLMIENPERYVDTFAKNGADLIGVHVEATPHIHRALQMIKHQGVKAEVVINPGTPVSAIEPVLYMVDQVLVMTVNPGFGGQQFLPETINKIKALNRLRNEHDDYDFTIEIDGGVNDQTVVKPYEAGADVAVAGSYVFAAPNPADRVQALKHATDF, translated from the coding sequence ATGATTAAAGTGGCACCATCAATTCTAAGCGCAGATTACGTGAACTTACAAAGTAGTATTGAGAAAGTTGATCAGGCTGGCGCCGAGGTGCTCCACATTGACGTAATGGACGGACTCTTTGTGCCTGCCATTTCTTATGGTCCGGGCTGGGTCAAAGCCATTCGGCCCATCACGAACATGGAGTTAGATTGTCATTTGATGATTGAAAATCCTGAGCGGTACGTTGACACCTTTGCCAAGAACGGTGCTGATTTAATCGGAGTGCATGTCGAAGCAACACCCCACATTCACCGGGCGCTACAAATGATTAAGCACCAGGGCGTGAAGGCGGAAGTGGTTATAAACCCAGGAACGCCGGTTAGTGCCATTGAACCAGTCTTATACATGGTCGACCAAGTCTTAGTAATGACAGTTAACCCCGGATTTGGAGGCCAACAGTTCCTTCCCGAAACAATTAACAAGATTAAAGCCTTAAACCGGCTACGCAACGAACACGATGATTATGATTTCACCATTGAAATTGATGGTGGCGTGAACGACCAAACGGTAGTTAAACCGTATGAAGCAGGTGCAGACGTTGCCGTGGCGGGTTCGTACGTGTTCGCAGCTCCCAATCCAGCCGACCGGGTGCAAGCGTTAAAGCACGCTACTGACTTTTAA
- a CDS encoding thiamine diphosphokinase, with translation MTTQPIPRVNLLAGGPATEWPTALQAELSQAPCVGIDRGTLHLLDLGITPVAAIGDFDSITATELATVRARVAVVHQSSPIKDQTDTELALQFAGEHFPAAQLYLYGFSGGRLDQLLTNLMMVYRPFLQGVVERLTLQDAQNWVRFFRPGTHQVTRQVGMKYLDFVALEPTTLTLPDEKYQLDRFAVTRPTSFSSNEFMGQIAHFNFDHGLLMVIQSHD, from the coding sequence ATGACGACACAACCAATTCCCCGGGTTAATCTGTTGGCGGGGGGGCCCGCAACTGAGTGGCCAACAGCTTTGCAGGCGGAACTCAGTCAGGCACCCTGTGTGGGGATTGACCGGGGCACATTACATTTATTAGATTTAGGCATTACCCCAGTCGCAGCGATTGGTGATTTTGACTCCATCACAGCCACTGAGCTGGCGACCGTGCGAGCACGGGTTGCCGTGGTGCACCAATCGAGTCCGATTAAGGATCAAACGGACACGGAACTTGCACTGCAGTTTGCTGGGGAACATTTCCCAGCCGCACAATTATACCTGTATGGTTTTTCCGGCGGCCGGTTGGATCAATTGCTTACCAATCTCATGATGGTGTATCGACCATTTTTACAGGGAGTGGTCGAACGCTTGACCCTACAGGACGCCCAAAATTGGGTTCGGTTTTTCCGCCCCGGAACGCATCAGGTAACCCGTCAAGTTGGGATGAAGTATCTGGATTTTGTCGCGTTAGAACCAACCACGTTAACGTTACCAGATGAGAAGTACCAACTAGACCGCTTTGCGGTTACCCGGCCGACGTCCTTTTCCAGTAATGAATTTATGGGGCAGATTGCTCACTTCAACTTTGACCATGGTTTGTTGATGGTCATTCAAAGCCACGACTAA
- the rpmB gene encoding 50S ribosomal protein L28 produces MAKDALTGKRTHFGNRRSHALNASRRSWKPNLQKVRILVDGKPKKVWLSARTLRSGKFKRV; encoded by the coding sequence ATGGCTAAAGATGCTTTAACGGGAAAAAGAACCCACTTTGGTAACCGTCGTTCACACGCCTTGAACGCTTCTAGACGTAGTTGGAAGCCAAATTTACAAAAAGTCCGGATTTTAGTTGATGGTAAACCAAAGAAAGTTTGGTTAAGTGCCAGAACCTTAAGATCAGGTAAGTTCAAACGAGTATAG
- a CDS encoding Asp23/Gls24 family envelope stress response protein → MAVKMNTKYGSIDIDNDVIATVVGGAATDNYGVVGMASRNQIKDGMNEILRRDAYSRGIIVRQVDDEIQVDVNIIVSYGTKISEVSRTVQAKVKYNLETMLGVTADSVNVFVQGVKVIND, encoded by the coding sequence ATGGCTGTAAAAATGAACACGAAGTATGGATCTATCGACATTGACAATGATGTAATTGCTACGGTGGTTGGTGGAGCCGCCACTGATAACTACGGGGTCGTCGGCATGGCAAGCCGTAACCAAATTAAAGACGGAATGAATGAAATTTTACGTCGGGATGCTTACTCCCGCGGAATCATTGTCCGCCAGGTCGATGATGAAATTCAGGTTGATGTTAATATCATCGTCAGTTATGGAACCAAGATTTCGGAAGTTTCCCGAACGGTTCAGGCCAAAGTTAAGTACAACTTAGAAACGATGTTAGGGGTAACCGCTGACTCCGTTAATGTATTTGTACAGGGAGTTAAGGTCATTAACGACTAA
- a CDS encoding DAK2 domain-containing protein, with product MSVTKITTKEFDQMVQAAAVVLQNNAEFINSLNVFPVPDGDTGMNMSLSFASGAKYVAEESAASVGAQAAALAKGLLMGARGNSGVILSQIFRGFAKDVEGKESLSATEFAAAMTAGAKTAYSSVMKPTEGTILTVIRFAANAGRKAAEQTDDLGIVSDAIKQGAQTALAKTPELLPVLKQVGVVDSGGQGLTFVLEAFADILNNREPSDDVHAKFNVEANKMDEMVKKSDHASAQGQLNPDDIVYGYCTQMTVRFGKGKEVDQPFDYDRFYNYLAPLGDSLLVINDDEVAKVHVHTEQPGKVLAWGQKFGDLINVKIDNMREQQEAIMENDETEAPAPVAETPAEPTEMAVIAVVAGAGLEKLFKSLGVTSIISGGQTMNPSTEDIVKAVDATNAKHVLVLPNNKNIFLAAEQATDLTAVPMKVVHTQTIPQGLTALFAYNPEASLTDNQAAMEASLATVKSGQVTTAIRDTELDGLTIKKGSFMGIVDGHIQVTADSLDEAAVKMMATMLDADSENVTIIYGEGATQADAQAVATAAADRDDELEIEVHEGDQPVYPLLISVE from the coding sequence GTGTCAGTAACGAAGATTACTACTAAAGAGTTCGACCAAATGGTTCAAGCTGCAGCGGTCGTCCTTCAAAATAATGCAGAATTTATTAATTCTTTAAATGTTTTTCCCGTTCCGGATGGGGATACGGGGATGAACATGAGTTTATCCTTTGCGAGTGGAGCAAAGTACGTTGCGGAGGAATCAGCGGCGAGCGTTGGTGCGCAAGCAGCCGCGTTAGCAAAGGGCTTATTAATGGGCGCCCGGGGTAACTCGGGGGTTATTTTGTCCCAAATTTTTCGGGGCTTTGCAAAGGACGTGGAAGGCAAGGAAAGCTTGTCAGCGACTGAATTTGCTGCTGCTATGACGGCCGGTGCCAAAACAGCGTACAGTTCCGTGATGAAACCAACGGAAGGGACGATCTTAACCGTCATTCGGTTTGCCGCAAACGCCGGCCGTAAAGCCGCCGAACAAACTGATGATCTTGGCATCGTCAGTGATGCCATTAAACAGGGAGCCCAAACGGCGTTAGCAAAAACCCCAGAGTTACTGCCGGTCCTAAAACAAGTTGGCGTTGTTGATTCAGGAGGCCAAGGGCTAACCTTTGTGTTAGAGGCGTTTGCTGACATTTTGAACAATCGGGAACCGTCTGATGACGTTCACGCGAAGTTTAACGTCGAAGCTAATAAAATGGATGAGATGGTGAAAAAGTCCGATCATGCTAGTGCTCAGGGGCAACTTAATCCGGATGATATTGTGTACGGTTATTGTACCCAAATGACCGTTCGGTTTGGTAAGGGTAAGGAAGTAGATCAGCCGTTTGACTACGACCGCTTCTACAATTATTTGGCGCCTCTCGGCGACTCCTTATTGGTAATTAACGATGATGAAGTAGCAAAGGTTCATGTCCATACCGAACAACCAGGAAAGGTCTTAGCCTGGGGCCAAAAGTTTGGGGATTTAATCAACGTTAAGATTGATAACATGCGAGAACAACAAGAAGCAATCATGGAAAATGATGAAACTGAGGCTCCTGCTCCAGTAGCGGAAACACCAGCTGAACCGACCGAAATGGCTGTAATTGCCGTGGTGGCAGGGGCTGGTTTGGAAAAACTGTTTAAGAGTCTTGGGGTAACCTCCATTATCAGTGGTGGTCAAACCATGAATCCTAGTACGGAAGACATTGTGAAGGCCGTTGATGCCACCAATGCTAAGCACGTACTCGTACTGCCAAACAATAAAAACATCTTTTTGGCAGCGGAACAGGCCACTGATCTAACGGCCGTGCCGATGAAAGTCGTCCACACCCAAACCATTCCGCAAGGATTAACAGCGCTGTTTGCTTACAATCCGGAAGCTAGTTTAACTGATAACCAAGCAGCCATGGAAGCCTCCTTAGCAACGGTTAAGAGTGGGCAGGTAACGACTGCCATCCGGGACACGGAACTAGACGGTTTGACCATTAAAAAGGGTAGTTTCATGGGAATCGTGGATGGTCACATCCAAGTCACTGCTGACAGCCTCGATGAAGCCGCTGTGAAAATGATGGCAACGATGTTAGATGCCGACAGTGAAAACGTGACGATTATTTACGGAGAAGGGGCAACGCAAGCTGATGCGCAAGCGGTTGCCACGGCTGCCGCAGACCGCGATGATGAGTTAGAGATTGAAGTTCATGAAGGTGATCAACCGGTTTATCCGTTGCTCATCTCAGTTGAATAA